One window of the Petroclostridium xylanilyticum genome contains the following:
- a CDS encoding SymE family type I addiction module toxin, with protein sequence MKRRKLKVYEAPGCTARNIPCIRLQGRWLFNLGFKVGDSIDVSEEGGRLVIELLKVAEDTARYALDEINKKKET encoded by the coding sequence TTGAAAAGAAGGAAGCTGAAGGTTTACGAGGCTCCGGGCTGCACAGCAAGGAATATTCCATGCATCAGACTGCAGGGGAGGTGGCTTTTTAACTTGGGGTTTAAGGTCGGAGACAGCATAGACGTTAGCGAAGAGGGAGGACGGCTCGTCATTGAATTATTAAAGGTTGCCGAGGATACTGCCAGATATGCGCTTGACGAAATTAACAAGAAAAAGGAAACGTAA
- a CDS encoding SHOCT domain-containing protein, which yields MTVNQSVEYLLSKELLKKLLAEGFITEEEFIKIDAENRKTFAK from the coding sequence ATGACGGTAAACCAGAGCGTTGAATACCTTTTAAGCAAAGAGCTATTGAAAAAGCTGCTGGCAGAAGGGTTTATTACGGAAGAAGAATTCATCAAGATTGATGCTGAAAATAGAAAAACTTTTGCCAAATGA
- a CDS encoding holin has product MQQSRWRSPVAWSALAALVLFILKTYGLLAPIGLTEDSFKELTTLLFAALTSFGIFNNPTSRDSF; this is encoded by the coding sequence ATGCAGCAGTCAAGATGGAGAAGCCCGGTGGCATGGTCGGCGCTTGCGGCCTTGGTGTTATTCATACTGAAAACCTATGGGCTTTTAGCGCCCATTGGGCTCACCGAGGACAGCTTTAAGGAGCTGACGACTTTGCTTTTTGCGGCTTTGACTTCCTTTGGGATTTTCAATAATCCTACCAGCAGGGACAGCTTTTAG
- a CDS encoding N-acetylmuramoyl-L-alanine amidase family protein codes for MKKSVYLSPSTQEHNAGYGNYGTEEQRMNEVADVTQRVLERYGVTVYRNKPDWSLAQVVADSNAKRPDVHFAIHSNAGGGRGCEVYCHRFGGGGEKLARAVYEELSPLTPVGDRGVKEGYNFYGPGKHMYELAYTFAPAALVEIAFHDNPDDAKWIISHIEAIGIALAKGILKYFNIPYKEDSPNLDRELKLLQEFGILESPEYWRQNAVKGRTVAGEYAAILIQRVAALLLKGGI; via the coding sequence ATGAAGAAATCGGTGTATTTGAGTCCGTCCACCCAAGAGCATAACGCAGGTTACGGCAATTACGGGACGGAAGAGCAAAGGATGAACGAGGTGGCGGACGTTACCCAGAGGGTGCTGGAGAGGTATGGGGTGACGGTTTATAGGAACAAGCCGGACTGGTCGCTTGCCCAGGTTGTGGCTGACAGCAATGCAAAGAGACCGGATGTTCATTTCGCGATTCACAGCAATGCCGGGGGAGGCCGGGGCTGTGAGGTTTATTGTCACAGGTTCGGAGGCGGCGGCGAAAAATTAGCAAGAGCAGTTTATGAGGAATTATCGCCTTTGACTCCTGTTGGAGACAGAGGTGTCAAGGAGGGGTATAACTTTTACGGTCCTGGCAAGCACATGTACGAACTGGCGTATACTTTCGCACCAGCAGCGCTTGTCGAGATAGCCTTTCATGACAACCCTGACGATGCCAAGTGGATTATATCCCACATCGAGGCAATTGGTATCGCCTTGGCAAAAGGGATACTGAAATACTTCAATATACCATACAAGGAGGACAGTCCTAATTTGGACAGAGAGCTAAAGCTGCTTCAGGAATTCGGCATCCTTGAGTCGCCGGAGTACTGGAGGCAGAATGCAGTAAAAGGAAGAACAGTAGCAGGTGAATACGCCGCCATCCTGATTCAAAGGGTAGCGGCTTTATTATTGAAGGGAGGAATTTAA